From the Actinomycetota bacterium genome, one window contains:
- a CDS encoding PBP1A family penicillin-binding protein, with protein sequence MADRSLGGALADIAAHGTTLDGIDGFPREPSFGVRAEEQIRRWWRRTVVRKLRRGPFRSMRRWQAALLIGSLLFVSGGLSVYYGPATLGATPQLQTAFLYDRDGRPLAQVRAEENRVVVPLSAVPVHVRQAFIAVEDERFWSHPGVDPIAIARAIAANARGDREGASTITQQVVKNATVQRKRTLWRKLTEAVAAIRIDRRYSKDQILEAYLNSIYLGHGAYGVQAASRLYFDRDVGSLTLSQAALLAGITAAPQAFSPRNNPEAAKARRDRALDRMAGHGFITVAERDAATLEPLELAQPRRARVRSPLFVDWVRGEILRRFGEDVFYRGGLRVTTTLDLDVQRAAEEAVADVLDRPDDPEAAVVAIDVATGEVRAMVGGRTVKAGDFNLATQARRQAGSAFKPFVLAAALDEGYKLSKSYSAPGSMRVRFDTGEVWNVRNFDRRGRGWISLRTATANSVNTVFAQLIRDVGAKEVVEVAHRLGITSRLSAVPSLALGTSGVTALEMVSAYATIANDGEYLTPTGLARAEDSSGKVLVDGERIGDEVIDKDVARDVREALRRVVTQGTGYTVRLPGVSDIAGKTGTTEDYRDAWFVGFSRGYAIAVWVGHPSGKPMGRVHGIRVTGNSFPAEIFERVLASLIAQDVVEKADDPGAARQKPKSDLESSSPSPEPSSEPTPEPGEEPSYEPTPEPPGRCAIIFTCP encoded by the coding sequence ATGGCCGATCGATCGCTGGGCGGCGCGCTCGCGGATATCGCGGCGCATGGCACGACCCTCGATGGGATCGACGGCTTCCCGCGCGAACCCTCGTTCGGCGTGCGCGCCGAGGAACAGATCCGCAGGTGGTGGCGGCGCACCGTGGTTCGGAAACTGCGGAGGGGGCCTTTCCGCAGTATGCGTCGATGGCAGGCCGCCCTCCTCATCGGGTCGCTACTCTTCGTGAGTGGAGGACTCTCCGTTTATTACGGTCCCGCTACCCTCGGCGCGACGCCGCAACTCCAAACCGCGTTCCTATACGACCGCGACGGGAGGCCGCTTGCGCAGGTCCGCGCCGAGGAGAACCGCGTCGTCGTGCCGCTTTCGGCCGTCCCGGTGCACGTTCGTCAGGCGTTCATCGCGGTTGAGGATGAGCGATTCTGGAGCCACCCGGGCGTCGACCCGATCGCGATCGCGCGTGCGATTGCCGCCAACGCACGCGGGGACCGTGAAGGAGCGAGCACGATCACCCAGCAGGTCGTGAAGAACGCGACGGTTCAGCGGAAGCGTACTCTCTGGCGCAAGCTAACAGAGGCCGTTGCAGCGATCCGCATCGACCGGCGCTACTCGAAGGATCAGATCCTCGAGGCGTACTTGAACTCCATCTACCTCGGGCACGGCGCCTACGGGGTCCAGGCGGCGTCGCGACTTTACTTCGACCGGGACGTCGGCTCGCTGACGCTTTCGCAGGCCGCCTTGCTCGCGGGCATCACCGCCGCACCCCAAGCGTTCTCTCCGCGGAACAACCCCGAGGCTGCCAAGGCGCGTCGCGACCGCGCGCTCGATCGGATGGCCGGGCACGGGTTCATCACAGTCGCCGAGCGCGATGCAGCGACCCTCGAGCCGCTGGAGCTCGCCCAACCCCGGCGGGCGAGGGTCCGCTCGCCTCTGTTCGTGGACTGGGTCCGCGGTGAGATCCTGCGACGTTTCGGCGAGGACGTTTTCTATCGTGGCGGGCTGCGCGTGACGACGACGCTCGACCTCGACGTCCAGCGCGCAGCTGAGGAAGCTGTCGCCGACGTGCTCGACCGGCCGGATGACCCCGAGGCTGCCGTGGTCGCTATCGATGTCGCCACCGGCGAGGTGCGCGCGATGGTAGGTGGCCGGACGGTGAAAGCCGGCGATTTCAACCTTGCGACGCAGGCCCGCCGCCAGGCCGGGAGCGCCTTCAAGCCGTTCGTTCTCGCCGCCGCGCTCGACGAGGGCTACAAGCTCTCGAAGTCTTACAGCGCCCCCGGATCGATGCGTGTGCGCTTCGACACAGGCGAGGTGTGGAACGTCCGCAACTTCGACCGGCGAGGGCGAGGCTGGATCTCGCTCCGCACCGCGACGGCGAACAGCGTCAACACCGTGTTCGCGCAGCTGATCCGCGATGTGGGCGCGAAGGAGGTAGTCGAGGTCGCGCACCGGCTGGGCATCACCAGCCGGCTGTCGGCGGTTCCGTCGCTCGCGCTCGGGACCTCGGGGGTCACGGCCCTGGAGATGGTCTCGGCCTACGCCACCATCGCGAACGACGGTGAGTATCTGACCCCAACGGGGCTCGCGCGAGCAGAGGACTCGTCCGGGAAAGTCCTCGTCGATGGGGAGCGCATCGGCGATGAAGTCATCGACAAGGACGTCGCCCGAGACGTGAGGGAAGCGCTGCGACGGGTTGTGACTCAAGGCACCGGCTACACCGTGCGCCTTCCGGGCGTCTCCGACATCGCGGGCAAGACCGGAACGACGGAGGATTACCGGGACGCCTGGTTCGTCGGGTTCTCTCGCGGTTACGCGATCGCCGTGTGGGTAGGGCATCCGTCGGGGAAGCCGATGGGGCGGGTTCATGGGATCCGCGTGACCGGCAACTCTTTCCCAGCCGAGATCTTCGAACGCGTCCTTGCCTCTCTGATCGCGCAGGACGTCGTGGAGAAGGCGGACGACCCCGGAGCCGCAAGACAGAAGCCGAAGTCGGACCTCGAGTCGAGCTCACCGAGCCCTGAGCCTTCGAGCGAGCCAACGCCCGAGCCGGGCGAAGAGCCCAGTTACGAACCGACCCCCGAGCCGCCGGGGCGCTGCGCGATCATCTTCACCTGTCCTTAG